From Coffea arabica cultivar ET-39 chromosome 10e, Coffea Arabica ET-39 HiFi, whole genome shotgun sequence, one genomic window encodes:
- the LOC140015226 gene encoding uncharacterized protein, protein MDWLAKYHAQLDYRTKKVDFHIPGEPILQLDVRGKLASSTLIFGIQARKLLHKGARGYLAMLINVSVDQLKVENVPVVCEFPEVFPEKLTSLPPEREIEFKIDLHPRAEPISKTPYRMAPAEPKELKTQLQELLDRGFIHESESPWGAPVLFVKKKDRGLRMCIDY, encoded by the coding sequence atggattggttggCTAAATACCATGCTCAGTTAGATTATCGTACCAAGAAGGTTGATTTTCACATACCGGGTGAGCCCATACTACAATTAGATGTACGAGGAAAATTAGCCTCTTCTACTCTTATTTTTGGGATTCAAGCTCGAAAATTACTACATAAAGGCGCCCGAGGGTATTTGGCAATGTTGATAAATGTCTCAGTGGACCAACTAAAGGTAGAAAATGTACCGGTGGTATGTGAGTTCCCTGAGGTTTTTCCCGAAAAATTGACATCACTTCCTCCAGAGAGAGAAATAGAATTTAAGATAGATTTGCATCCAAGAGCGGAACCAATATCAAAAACTCCTTATCGTATGGCTCCTGCGGAGCCCAAAGAGTTAAAAACACAGTTGCAGGAGTTACTGGATCGGGGATTTATACATGAAAGTGAAtcaccgtggggagccccggtattatttgtaaagaaaaaagataGAGGACTACGGATGTGCATTGACTATTGA